Proteins found in one Thalassophryne amazonica chromosome 1, fThaAma1.1, whole genome shotgun sequence genomic segment:
- the usp12a gene encoding LOW QUALITY PROTEIN: ubiquitin carboxyl-terminal hydrolase 12A (The sequence of the model RefSeq protein was modified relative to this genomic sequence to represent the inferred CDS: inserted 1 base in 1 codon; deleted 1 base in 1 codon) — translation MEILMTVSKFASFCTMGANASALEKEIGSEQFPVNEHYFGLVNFGNTCYCNSVLQALYFCRPFREKILAYRSQPRRKENLLTCLADLFHSIANQKRKVGVIPPKKFITRLRKENELFDNYMQQDAHEFLNYLLNTIADLLQEERKQEKTNGRLANGTLDSQNNNSNATPAPTWVHEIFQGTLTNETRCLTCETISSKDEDFLDLSVDVEQNTSITHCLRGFSNTETLCSEYKYYCEECRSKQEAHEEERVKKLPMILALHLKRVKYMEQLQRYTKLSYRVVFPLELRLFNTSGXATNPERLYDLVAVVVHCGSGPNRGHYIAIVKSHDFWLLFDDDIVEKIDAQAIEEFYGLTSEISKNSESGYILFYQSRD, via the exons GGCGCCAATGCCTCTGCTCTGGAGAAAGAGATTGGATCTGAACAGTTTCCGGTCAATGAGCACTACTTTGGGTTGGTTAAT TTTGGGAACACCTGCTACTGTAACTCAGTGCTGCAGGCTCTATACTTCTGTAGACCGTTCCGGGAGAAGATCCTGGCATATCGCAGTCAGCCGCGGCGGAAGGAGAACCTGCTCACCTGCCTGGCTGACCTATTCCATAGCATTGCCAACCAGAAGAGGAAGGTGGGCGTCATACCTCCCAAAAAGTTCATCACCCGGCTACGCAAGGAGAATG AGCTGTTTGACAACTACATGCAGCAGGATGCCCATGAGTTCCTGAACTACCTGCTGAACACAATCGCAGATCTGCTGCAGGAAGAGAGGAAGCAGGAGAAGACCAACGGTCGCCTGGCAAATGGCACACTGGACTCGCAGAACAACAACAGCAATGCTACGCCCGCCCCCACCTGGGTACATGAGATCTTCCAAGGCACTCTGACCAACGAGACACGCTGCCTCACCTGCGAGACG ATAAGCAGCAAAGATGAGGACTTTCTGGACCTTTCTGTGGACGTAGAACAGAATACCTCTATCACACACTGCCTCAG AGGTTTCAGTAACACAGAGACACTGTGCAGTGAGTACAAATACTACTGTGAAGAATGTAGAAGCAAACAGGAGGCACACGAAGag GAGCGTGTAAAAAAGTTGCCGATGATTCTGGCA CTGCACCTTAAGCGCGTTAAGTACATGGAGCAGCTGCAGCGTTACACCAAGCTGTCCTATCGCGTCGTCTTCCCCCTGGAGCTCCGACTCTTCAACACCTCCG GTGCCACCAATCCTGAGAGGCTGTACGACCTGGTCGCTGTGGTGGTTCACTGTGGGAG TGGTCCAAACCGGGGTCACTACATTGCCATTGTGAAAAGTCATGACTTCTGGTTGCTGTTTGATGATGATATTGTGGAG AAAATTGATGCACAGGCCATAGAAGAATTCTACGGTCTAACTTCTGAAATCTCCAAGAACTCCGAGTCGGGCTACATCCTGTTTTACCAGTCCAGAGACTGA
- the gpr12 gene encoding G-protein coupled receptor 12, with the protein MSEESPVTPNWLTPDPTAWASGGGVMDNSTSLGTFPPQYNLPPNQLPLLVNPWDIVLCSSGTLIACENALVVLVIWQNPALRAPMFLLIGSLALADLLAGLGLVLHFTCAYLLRSDAAQLLTVGLVVASFSASVFSLLAITIDRYLSLYYALTYHSERTAAFTYTMLVLLWGLSLCLGLLPVTGVNCLAEEVTCSVVRPLTKNNIAVLSVSFLLLFGLMLQLYVQICKIVMRHAHQIALQHHFLAATPHYVTTRKGVSTLAIILGTFAACWMPFTVYSLIADYTYPPLYTYATLVPATYNSVINPVIYAFRNQEIQKALWLVCCGCVPASVAQRARTPSDV; encoded by the coding sequence ATGAGTGAGGAGTCACCAGTTACTCCCAACTGGCTGACCCCTGACCCCACAGCATGGGCCAGCGGAGGGGGGGTGATGGACAACAGCACCAGCCTGGGGACGTTTCCGCCACAGTACAACCTCCCGCCAAACCAGCTGCCACTGTTGGTCAACCCCTGGGACATCGTGCTCTGCTCCTCTGGGACGCTCATCGCCTGTGAGAACGCCCTGGTGGTTCTAGTGATCTGGCAGAACCCAGCACTCAGAGCTCCCATGTTCCTGCTGATTGGCAGCCTGGCGTTGGCTGACCTTCTAGCCGGCCTGGGGCTGGTGCTTCACTTCACCTGTGCCTACTTGCTTCGCTCTGACGCAGCCCAGCTGCTTACCGTGGGCCTGGTGGTGGCCTCCTTCTCGGCCTCCGTCTTCAGCCTGCTGGCCATCACCATCGACCGCTACCTGTCGCTCTACTACGCCCTCACTTACCACTCTGAGCGGACTGCCGCCTTCACGTATACCATGTTGGTGCTCCTGTGGGGCCTTTCCCTGTGTCTGGGCTTGCTGCCTGTCACAGGGGTTAACTGCCTGGCAGAGGAGGTGACGTGCAGCGTGGTACGGCCGCTGACAAAGAACAACATCGCCGTGCTGTCCGTCTCCTTCCTGCTCCTCTTCGGCCTCATGTTGCAACTCTACGTCCAGATTTGCAAGATCGTCATGCGTCATGCTCACCAGATCGCCCTCCAGCACCACTTCCTCGCTGCCACACCCCACTACGTCACAACGAGAAAAGGCGTGTCCACACTGGCCATCATCCTGGGCACATTTGCTGCCTGCTGGATGCCGTTCACCGTCTACTCTCTTATCGCCGACTACACTTACCCCCCTCTGTACACCTACGCCACGCTGGTGCCCGCCACCTACAACTCCGTCATCAATCCGGTCATATACGCCTTCAGGAATCAGGAGATCCAGAAGGCGCTGTGGctggtgtgctgtggctgtgtgcCTGCCAGTGTGGCACAGCGGGCTCGGACACCCAGTGATGTCTGA